The nucleotide window TCCCACAACATTACCTCACCAACTCCTTAGCTGTTCCTTCTGCACACCtatgctgcttttcctcttgcCACCCCAGTTCAGAGGGGCCTCAGAGTGCACATCTCCAGGAAGCCAAGAGAGCCCAGCTACCCCTGCCCTCCTTACCTGAGGTTTGGGTTCATACTGCTGCTGAAGCATCTCTGCCACTTTGTTTTCAAAGGCACACAGCTGTGTGTAAACTTGGTGCAGAAAGGCCTCACGCTTCGTCTCATCCAGCTGACAGCCCTGGAATAGTACCTGGCCCAAGGACACACATGTCAGTCATCAAATTAAGGCTTTTTAGCACCAGCCCCCAAGATGGTACACAGGAACACAGTTCTGCACAGTGAAGGTCAAACACGTCCTTGACAAAGCACAGGTAAAGCAGAGGCCACTTCTCTCTGTTCCTGCTCAAAAGCAATTGCCTGTGAGCAGTGGTACCTCATGGCAATTGCTGTGCATGCCACAGCAGACACTTATGGGACACTTTGGGGAATCTCCTTCTTGGGCAAGAAACTTCTACTTCATTTGACTTTCTCCAGGATAAGCAGTTATTAGGAGAAAGTGATGTGGGATCACTGTTGAAAACCATTAACTGTAGTCTGATGCTTCTAAGGAAGGCCTGTTTGTTCTAATCCACCTTACCTGTAGACTGATCAAATTATCTTCCAAGGAGAAcatcaaattaaaataaagaaaagaaacaattagAGTGGACATTACAAAAGAGGCTGAGTGATGTGACAGAGTAAGCCTGTCACCACAGAAACTCCCCAGGGTGAAAGGCATGAGACCTGTGTTTACAGATGTTACCCTGGTACAGGTGATCCCTGTCCACAACCAGACACAAAGAAGATACAACATGCAGACAAAGACCTCAGCAGATTGGAGGGGTGCTGCATGTCATCCACATCCCTCAGCCTCTTATGGGCAGGGCCTCACAGTGACTCAGGAGAAATAAATGATCACCACAGAGAGTCTTTCCTGGATGTGCAATACACACATACACCTTTTCCTccacaaaagaaacagaattatCCAGTTGTACCCAGAGATCATCACAGCTCATGGCCTCATATACAAAGTGGGAATTTAGAGAGgtccaaagaagaaaaatgtagaaCTTCAAAGTACTCAATATAGTGTAAATAGGGGAGATACTGAGGCACAGCATGATGGTCTGCAGGACTGCTGGACAAGATGACACATGAAACATCAGTGGGAAATGGAGAAATTCCTGCTACACTTACTCCAGTAGCACCTCAGAACAGACTAAAGTGATGGCCACACTCCTCAGGTACAACACAAACCCCGGCAGAAGGCTtaggcaggaagggctggggaacAAGCATAGACTAACAGGCTCCTCCTGTTACCAAACTCTTCCCCTGGTATTAGCAAAGGGATGAAATAGACCACCACAAACACATAGGTTATGTGAAAATACTGTAAGGTGGAAGAGATGAAGGATGAACTTCAAAAACAACACTGGCCCCATAAACCAGAGTTGAATTGATTAAACAGACCTGCCATGACCCAAGTAAAATCTCACTGATAAATCCCAATactggagctggctgctgcctccagcaagAAGCATATTCAGACCAGTGCAAAAAAACCAAGGTTTGTAGGTAGAGGCAATTATCTTTGAATTAACCACTGCTACAGAGCTGGAATAGGGAGACAAGCTTTTGGTCAAACAAGCTCTTCTTGAATGCTTCAGCTAAttaaaacagacaaaaagaattaatcaacagaaattaaaaacgaaaacaacccccaaacaacaaaacaagaacaaCAATAAGCACACATTCAACATGAGGCAAATATTCCCTGTGGCCCAATTCTAAGATCATGCCTGAGGGCAGCATTCTCCAGAGAAACCTCTGCTTCTTGTCCAGGAAGGAGAaactgctcacacacacactgcatCATGCCAGGCCACATGTCTTAGTGAGACAAGCCTGCAGCATAACagacagcagagcccagctgccacctgccctgctTTCCTTGTGCTCACAGGacacctgcacagcacagcGAGCTGCTCACGCTGTGCCAAGGGAGAGCCTGAACTTTACCTGGTGGGACTGCAGGCCAATGATGGAGGAATACACCTGGATGGTGACAAAGATTTCTGGCTGGTAGATAATGTCTGAACCAGGGATACGAAAGGGTCTTAACAAGCCCACCAAGCATCGGGAAAGGGCATGGAACACTTCATCAAAAATTATCTCCCCCGTTGAGTCATCctacagaaacagagaaagggAACAGCTTTTTCATCTCCTAGGACCTTCAGTCTCACTGTTGGTTGTCCCACTGAGCAGAGCCAACAGCAAACATCTTTCTGCAATGGCAGCTGGATTAAAGTGACAACTCCTGTAAACAGAAGTCACACATTAAGCATCCCGTGGAGAAACAGGATTTGCCATTAAgttcccagccagggacacagcctggctCCCTCCCAGGAAAAGCAAGAGTTCTGCAAAAGTTCAGACTGACACTGAGAGCAATAAACCTTCTCTCAGCAAATAGAAATGGGTTTCTGTTTTCATGCAGAACACCCTAGAGAGAAGCAGCTTCTGCTCTTACCACAATCCCCGTGGAAGGGCTCAGATCAAGCTCAATCACAAATCGGTACTGACGGGCCAGGAAGGTGACCCGGGTAGAGGGGACGAGGAGGTAGGGCCTGGGCTGGACCGGCTCGTCTGGCTGCCACCCATTAGGCAGGATGCTGAGAACATCAAGCTCATTTTCTGACTTTGCCTGCCAGAACAAGCAAACGGTACATGAGAGAACATCAAGCCACACCAAAGGAAgactcagagaaagaaaaggggcTCAAATGCCCTGCAgggtgcaggtgctgcaggggggTGCAGCCCTGAGCACCGACTCACCAGCTCGGGCTCGGGCACGGCCCGGATGACCTGGTGCAGGCGGCTGAGCACCCAGGCGAGCCGCACGTTGCGGGAGATGCGATAGTCCTTCTTCATCAGGAGGAACACGTGCCCCGCCTCCTCCACCTGCGGCGGGAGCACAGCGGCCCAGGTCAGGCCCGGAGCAGCCCCGGACAGCGCCCCGGGGTGTTCCGGGCCTGCGGAGTCGGCCCCATGGCGGCcgtgcccggcccggcccggcccggcccggcccggcccggcccggcacggcccggcccggcccggcccggcacggcccggcacggcccggcccggcacggcacggcacggcacggcacggcacggcacggcacggcacggcacggcacggcacggcacggctcccccagccccgctcccctgCCCGCACCCACCTCCCCGTCGGGCCGCTCGGCCGCCGCCATGTCCGCGCGGTCCCGCCCCGGAACTGCGGCTCCCCCGGAACaacggggcggggccgcggccgccaTCGCCGCCGCCATCGCCGCCATGCAGGTgagggccgggggagcggggccgggcggctCCGCGGGGCCCGGGCGGGCGGCGAGCGCGTCCTGGAGCAGCCGGTGCGATGctctgctgtgcacagcccCTTGCTGCTGCGTGGCTGTGGGGTGAGCGTGTGGGCGGCTGAGTGCCCCGGTCCCGCTTGAATGAAACGTCGTTAATGGGAAAAGAACCCAATTATTAAGTGCTGTGAATTTGTGGCATCCGCATTGTCCAAAGAAAAGAGCGTTAAGGGCAGGTCAACAGGCTGTAAAGATCCAcctcttttggtttgttggaAAGCGCAGCTGGCTGGCCTCGTACAGATGTTCTGGTTGTCCCGCtggaaaagaaagtgaaaacagATTGTCCCGCTATTCCTCGTTTATAGGGCTTGTTACATTGTCTCTCCTTGTTTCAGCCACTTAGTCATACCAGgctttttactgctttttcactggggtttttttgtttgtttggttttggttttgttttgttttatattaaCTATGAATATTCCTCGTCCTCGTTGCCTTTATCAGTGCATATTCCTACTCTATTCCTTCGCAGCTGGGGGAACAAGAGCGACACAATATTCGAGATGCGAAGGAGACATGCATTTATGTGGTGACATAATGATGCTTAGTTTCTATTGCTTTCCTAATAACTCCTGTGGTCACTTTTACTTCCTTGACTGCCTTTCCAAGATTGGGCAGATGTTTCCATGGGTTACCCTCAGATAATCCTGAGATCTTGTTGAGTTACAACGTTATCAGCTCAGACAATGTCATTGTGTACAGAAagtcatggggtttttttccccctttgtttTGCtagtcaggattttttttctcctttgttttgcCGCCTGCACTGTTTTACCTTTACCTACTCTGCATTTCACTGTTACCTCTCAGTTGCTCCCTATCAGGAGGTCCTTCAGAGCCCCTACCATAAGCCCTATCTTTACTACCTCGGGCCAATTTAACATTGCTAACAAGCTTCCCAAAGCGTCCTCTTGGAGAGGCAGAGCATTCCTTGGAGCCAGGAATGGTCATTCTTACCGTGTGCTTCTTGCACAGCTTGCAtctgcctccagctcctgaTGGCTTTGGGAAGAGCCTGGGGAAGGAGGCTTGGGGTGCACTGCTGCCGTGTGAGTGCTCCTTGTGCAATGGGGTGTCATTCATCCTCTTGAAGGCTTCTTGGATAAGCATGGGCAAGGGGCCAGGGGAATGGCCGTGGGTGCAGATGCCTGGCACCTCTGCAGTAAAACACTGGCTACCAGCCCGGCCTGTAACACAGGCAGTAAACCTCCTTGCACAAACACAGTGCACACAAACTGTTGCAGGCACATTTCCTAATTGGACAGGAACTGACTAGTCCTGTCACAAGATGAAGGAGAGTGCTTTAATCTCTAGGTGGAAGAGCCAGAAGCAGTCTGTTCATGAGTCCACTCCATGGACTGGGGATCAAATTTTAATAAGGTTGATTCAGCTGTTTGTTTTAAGGTGGTTAAAGTGAAATAAAGTCCCATCAGTGATTACCGACTTGTCAGagtacaaataaaataaaataatgttttgttCTCGTGAACATGGAAGGTGCCTGATAATCTCTCCATGAAGCTTACACTGGGCCAGTGTATTTGAACAGAGCAACAACCCAATAGCAAGCATGCCAACAATGTGAGTCACTCTATCTGCTTTTCCAATCGGTATTCCCTTTCTATTATTTGATTGCTTTGTCCCACCCTCCTCATGGATTCTTGTACAGTTCTCAACTTACACGAGCAGTTCCTTAGGGCTGGGACTTTAATTATGTTTTGCACAACACCGTAGCATGAGTAAGTTAGAGCAGATAAGAGTTGAGAGCGATTTTGCAAGAGTCTAGGACCTGCCTTGATGTCTTCGGCAACACATCCCCAGTCTTGACACTTTGTCTGTCACCATCCTCCCTCACCCGGAAGGGGATGTCAGTGGGGAAGATTTCTTAAACAATGTAATCCCAGCAAAAGGCAGGAGGTGTGTGTGGGCACAGTGCCAGTGTGTGTCacggcagggcagggccaggaggagctgccagtTTCCTTGGCAGCTGGAAGTGTCACATGGGCAGAAAGAAAGTAAAGAATGACACAAACTGGAATCTTGAGTAGTCCACGGTCCTGGTACTCATTTTGCAAAGACTGTTTTGGATGAAGACATCACAGCACCTACAGCTGCTGTcagaaaaggctgagggaatCATTGATCTGGATTAGTTTAAGTGGCTTACAAAGGCGGCATGAGCTAGTTTTGATGACTTTGCCTGATGTGGTGAAAAGCAGATGTAAGTGATGATGTCTTTAGACACTCATCCAGATCTTTAGCAGGACAGCTGGCCAAGTGTTTGTCTCAGGCACAAGTCTCTTACCTAAGTAGCCTTTCTCCAAGGGAAAGGGGTCAGTGTGAAATAATAGGATTTTTATCTCCAATGCCTCTGCTTTCTCTGAAAAGGAGGCTGTCTGTAGGACAGATTGGATCATGGATGCATGGGTGTGGATTCACagcttctttgttctcttccCTTGTCTGTCTTGCCTTTTTTTagagagaggagaagcagctggagctgacccTGGAGGCACTCATCAGTCAGGTGGCTGACCTGAAGAACTCCTTGGTCAGTTTTATCTACAAGCTGGAGAACGAGTATGATCGACTCACATGGTAAAGTGTCTCACTGTTGATTACTGCAGGAGCTCTTCAGACTTGGCTCAAAggattaattaaaaaacattagCTTCTTGTCCATAggtttcaattttctttttacatttgtGCTGGAGGAACCATTACACATCTTCCAGAAGAAAATCAGTTGAAAACCATTGGATTCATGCTGTAATTAGAGTCATGCTAACAGCTTTTAATCCAGACATTTAATGGGAACTAGACTTGCATCTGCAGTGAGTAGAAGTTCTCAGATGAAAGACCTTAGAGACCCACATACACTATAAAATGAGGAATGgttctttctgcatttcttgaCATTTTCTGGCTTTTTGTGGCTCTGATACAAACTGAGCTTTTGTGTTTTGCTGATTCTGCTTTAACTGCAGTTTGAGAGCCTTGCAAGATGGTATTCTCTTCCTAGAGAATATGGAGCATAAAGATGTTGTAGATGCAGCCTAATAAACTAAATGGTATCTTAGTGTCTGCCATTGCAGCAAAGCTTCACAGACAAGTTAACATTTATGGTTAATGTTGCAGAAGGCAGGAGAGCTGATGAATCCGGCACAGAGACTAAGCTGAAAAGGACCTCCTTGAAAAGATTATCAGTTGTTTAGCTTCATTGTTTCTTAGTCTGGATAGCCAagctataaatattttctgtcctGGCTGTACTGCTTTGGAATGAAATTGTTTCTTAGACCTTGCTCCAGAGTTTCATTGGGAGAGGTGGTGAAAGGAAAGAAGTGCTTCTGTGGGTGTTACTGAAATCCCACACAACTGGTGCTTTCAGTGGTACAGCTTGTAATGTCCCTGAGGTATTTGCTGCATTTGAGCCTTTTCCAGTTAGGACTGGGGTTTGTCCACACCTGCATATTCAGCCATAGGTTTTACTGCTCACTGTCTGGGGTAGACTGATTTGAGGACTAAAAGTGTTGTTTCCTCGCTCCTCAGCCATTTGagtgaagaagagagaaaagcccTATGTGGCATCCCCTTTCCATGTTCTATcttctttatttgcttttccaggccttCAGTTCTGGACAGCTTTGCATTGCTCTCAGGACAGCTGAACACCTTGAATAAAGTGCTAAAGAACGAGAAGACGCCGCTGCTGCGAAACCAGGTGATCATCCCCCTAGTGCTGTCTCCAGACCGCGATGAGGAGATCATGGTAAGACATGTCCCTTGAGAATCAGAAAGTGCTTGAGTGCCTCAGTATTCAGCTGGGCATTCCTCAGTTCTGGGTGTACAGGAAGAAAGGGCAAGTACTTCTGTCTGagagctgctttgctgtggggttttcaCCTGCAAACCCTTGCACTGGATACACTCTACAGGAGGTGTTGCTGTACATAACAAATATGTCGCTGTTACTAAACAGGCACGGTGCAAATTCCTAGACAAGTTGTTGAAACTTCCTAATGCTCCCCAGATCAAGGTTTTCCCTGTAGCCTTGTTCAGCACCATGGCCTGTGCCCTGGTCTGGAGCTGcctggtgctgggctggagggagaggCTCTGAGTGAGACTTGTGCCCCGTTGCAGCGGCAGACAGAGGGGCGTGTGCCGGTGTTCAGCCATGAAGTGGTGCCCGACCACCTTCGAACTAAGCCCGACCCTgaggtggaggagcaggagaagcagctgatCACAGATGCAGCTCGAATCAGCCCTGATGCAGCACAGGTGGGTAAAGAAGGGTTTGATACTTCTGCCTCTTACCCCTAGGGCACGAGATGCCCTTTCGCTgcttcctccacccttccatttgacaattttctttttcttctgtgttctttCCTGTCTGAGATTTCTCCAGCTGACCGTAGCTGAGGTTTGGTTTCCTCCACAGTTTCACAAGAGTATCCAGCTCTCTGGCTGTTCACAGGAGGTGCCCTCCAGCCAGCCAGAGGTGAAGGCTATCCCATCTCCACAGTGCTGTCCTGCATTAGCACTGGGCACTCTAAGCTCAGCTACCAAAACACTTATATTTGGTTACATGgttccagggaagggaaagctTGTTCATTTATCTTGCTGATTTGTACTGAGTTGGAGGTATCCTGGCAGTTTCTGacagttttcattttgcagaaacAGATCCAAAGTCTGAACAAAATGTGCTCAAATTTGCTGGAAAAAATCAGTAAGGAGGAGCGTGAATCTGAAAGTGGAGGTATGTCCCTGAGGTGGAAGTGGGGTACAGGGTTTAAGCAGCAGACTTGAGAGAGTTGAGGCAAAATAGGTGTATTGGAGAGACTGAAGTATGGGAaacacagctgagcagcacaaaTGAAAACATTCCAGAAGATGCAAGATTGGCTGTCCTGGAGCCCCCTAATTTGAGAAGGGAGCCTGTAGGTGCAATGTGTCTTCCTTGTGTGACCTGTGCGTGGCAGGAAGGTCACTCCAGCCCTTTGACATATCTTCCTTTGAGGAGGTGACAAATATCTGCCGAGAAAACTTCCCAAtcaattttaattaataaaaatagctgtgaaaatgcagcagcagttaATGAGAAACCCTTTAGCTATGTTCTGAAGGAGTCCCCATGTTGGCAGGCTGTTGTGTGATCCTGTCTAGATAATGGGTGCTTCAGGCTCATGGCCAACCTTTTCTGGTTGTGGTGTTCACTGTTTCACTGTTCCTGGGAGTGCCACACACTACTCGTAAAGACAGTGGGATTGTTTTTACTCTCATCTTGACACAGGACCTGAGCACAGGTTCTGTCTGCTGTCTGGGAATAAGAGTGTAACTGGGCACATGTGTGGCAAAAAAACTTGCAGAGACCACATTGCTTATGAGCTTCCAAAAGGGGGTGTTGCTACTGTTTGTCTGAATCACAGTGTTACCTGCCATAGGATTCAGCATGCAGTAGCTTTTAGTGGCAGCTTCTTATGGGCATGGAGGAGTTAGCTCACTCTATCCTCCTTCCCTGAGTAGATTATGCCCTGCTCTCAGTGAAAAAGCTCTTGGATCACCAGTAGTCATTGATTTTGCAGCTTCTTTGACCTTGCTGAGACTCTAGTAGGACAGCTTGTAAGAAACTCATCTCTATTGCATGCACTAAAGTAGCTGAAAAGTAAATTCAGGACCAGCTATGCTACTTTTTAGACCTGATTGCCAAGTCTGAAAATAACTTCCAAActaacttcatttttttatagGTTTACGACAGAACAAGCAGACCTTCAACCCTGCAGATACCAATGCACTGGTAGCAGCTGTGGCCTTTGGGAAAGGGCTGTCAAACCGGAGAcccccaggctctggggcaTCTGTCCAGTCGggccagccaggagctggtgcCATCATTGCAGGTGCTTCAGGCATGCAGCAGGTCCCAATGACAGGTgcaccagctcagcagcagccaatgCTGGCAGGAGTGCAGATggcaccagcagggcagccaggtaAAGTTCCTTATCTGAGATCAGTTGAAATTCAGGGACCGAGAAAGACAAATGCCGATGTAAAGATTCTTCCCCAGTTACCTTTTAGATGTGACTAAGTGTGAGGTTCCTTTTGGGCCTTAATGACATGAGTCAGGTTATAATAGAGGAGTAATACCTGTTTGAAATTGGCTCAGAGGGTGAGGTGGATCCCAGCCAACCAGTTCCAGCTTCTTCACTCCCACTGCAATACTGTTTTAATAATAGACTTAGTGAACATAGGAATCAATATGGAGAGAGATCACAGTGTAGTTTTCAGGGATCTGTACTGGGGGTTTTCCTGTGAAATTTAAGTTGTGGGTAGGTAATAAAGTGGAAAAGTTTGATGATAATGAGTTATTTAAGGtaagaaaagaaagttttctGTAAAAAGTTAGAAGGATTTCCTATACAAAGTGACTTTGCTTAACAGCAGTACATGACATTTGCATTGAATATAAAGTGAAATACATAGGCATAGAAATTTGGCTACACATCCAGCACCTGGACTCTGACCTAGTTACTTGTATTTGTGAAATACATCTATGATAGAAGAGTTCTGTAAAGACAATAGTTGGGTATTCCATTGGGGCAGAAATGCAAACCAAATGCTAGGAATTTCTagaaaaggaacagagaaaCAGGTTATCTTTAAGCTATTCTGTAAATCCATTGAGTACCCACATCTGCAATATTATGGGTGGTTCTGATACCTCCTCTGCTAGTGGGTATAGCTTTGGGCTAGATAGAGAAAAAACTGGAAGCATATAAAATCCCAAATTATATACAGCAGGCAAATGAGGAATGATTGTTCATTGTCTCCCATGATGCAGAAGGATTGGTGAAAGTGCACCAGTCAAAACGTGGGCTTGTAGACTTAGAATGGAAGGGAGATACTTCTTTGAATACTAAATAATTACACTGTAGAGCACATTGCCTAGTGTGTGATAGGCAGATAATGTTTATATGAGATGGAAAAAGAAGTAAGTACATAGACTTCTGGATGAAAAATCAGTCGACATCTAATCCTGAGGATACCAGCTCTGATTCCTTGACCCTGAGCCACAATATGTTAGAAGCAGAATAGCTATTCTGCAGGGATATCACTGCAGGCTTGCCCTATTCTGGTATTCCTGCTTAAAATCCTCTGCTGTCAGGAATGGGTTTGGCCTGGGGGACGTGCAGGCTAACCCTGTGCTGTCAGAATGTTTATGTTAATTGCAGTTTAGGATATCCAATATCCTAATTGGTGTTTTCTTGCCTGTGTATAATGACTGTTGTTCAGATGTGTACTTGAGCAACAGTATTGATCCTAagttaaatatgtatttatataagAGTTAGAAAGTATTTTCCACTGGAATTTGGTAACAAAGAAGACCTCCTGTGATTCCTGGCTGGATACCCAGAGATACTGTATCCAGGGTGGGGAGACAGTCGCTTCTGTAGGCCTAGCAGAGCACCCTGGTAAGGAGAGCCCTTGTCCAGCCTGTGTGATGGAGAAAGTACCTCTTGATAAGGGCAGCTCTTGTGGGGTTTGGCAAAGGTCAGTCTCACTATTCTTTTTGATAGTGTCTGTAGCTGGGGCTGAGATGGTACAAGAACAAAGTATATCTTTACCACAGCTGCTTTTTAGGGATTTCAAGCCAGAGTTTGGTTTGATACCATTGGGTCCAGGAGCCATTAATTTTTGCAGTTCCTGTTTGAATCAGTTTTGACTTCTACAACACCTATGGCAGCATGTCCCACATTTATCACATTTTGCTTAAAATTTTTTTGATGTTTGAATATTTTGCTTGataattttattgcatttttctttttttacccaTGTTGTGAGAAATGGTGAATAATCATTCCTCAGTTACCTTCTCCATGCTAGTTTTCATGTTTTGGAAATCTGTCATGTCTCCATGCTTTATCTATTTTTAGGTGTTTTTCCCTTAGCTAAGTCCTATTCTCTTTAATATGACTTTATATGTGAAAATTATAACTTGGATCACCCTTTTCACTCTTACATGCACTTTTTCTGGTTGTTCTCAAGACTGAGAACACCACAACCACTCACAGTGTCTCAGGCTGTGGGTGAACCATACAGTTCTGTTCACTGTTGCTTTTAAGGTGATATCTAACAGTATTTGTCTCCTGATTGCTATTACCTATCAGTGACTACCTGCCCATTCATTGCTGGCAGTGACCCACTAGGGATATGTTTGAGAAAGTTTAATAATCTTTATTGGTTTAGGCTTTTGCTTATCAAATCTTTTCTCATCCTGCTGCACTATAATTTTGACTTTCAgaagttattattttttttctggttcagTTTGAAGACACTGAAGGTGTGTTTTTTGAATATCCCTCTGTGCTGATCTTCAAtcactgtttatttttcagatcaTCTCAGTTTTGTCTAACACTCTACATTTACTGTGAGCTGCTAGTAATATGTCTTTGAACACACTCCCATGTGAGATTGGTATCAGCAGAGAGTAATAATGCCCAAGAGGTGGATGTGGTTACAAGAAATTAAGAAATCTGAGAGAGGCTTAGTAATTTAAATATACACCCTGGCTATAAATAATGCTACAGGGAAGGGGATACAGACTCTCTGAAATGGAAGTGGACACAGTCTGGGTTCTtctgtgagctgctgccagcaactTCTATGAGACTAAGTCCAAAACACCTGTAGGAGCCTCCTGACAAAGAGAAAGGCATGCTGAGGATGAAAAAAGAATAGACTtgaagggacagcagggacacaggaatTGTCAAGGAGATTTGTCAGTAGAGAAAGATGCCAATTTGTGGAAGAGGTTGATCGTGTAGATCAGAAACTGGAAGGTTCTGTAGCAAAAGAGCCTGGAGTGGAACTAGAAAAGCCCAGACAGGGTTGTTGTGAGTCTTGTGTGCTCCTGAGCAAATGTCCTCTCATATTACTGATTTtgcactgctttttcttttttctctctccaggaAAAATGCCGAGTGgcataaaaacaaatataaaatctGCCTCAATGCATCCGTATCAGAGATGAGCTGAGATGAACCAGACCTGGGGAACAGCAACATTTGTTACTGCTGCAGGCACCCCACCTGGATTCCTTCTAGGACTTCCAAGTCCCTTCACAAATCCACACACCAtatttgggaagacagggcttaTAAGGCCCTTCCCTGGATTTTATTTAGTGCTGGGTGGCttgtgtggagctgctgctggccatgtCTCCTGGACACAAGTACTTCTCTGttcagccagagcagaggaCTTTGCTTCTGGTATTGATGCCATCTTCTCCAGGTCTGGCCTGGAGGAGAGCTACCCTTTCCTGATAGAGAACCTGAaaagctgcacagagctccttgTTTCTGCTCGTTTACTTGGTATGTTCTTTCTTTACTCCGTCTTGTTTAATAAAGACCTTGTTATGCTCACTGTGAGACACTGTGTCTATCTCTCAGGTCATAAGGACTCTTATTCCCCTTTAGGTAAGGCTACAGAGCAGCTCCAATCTAAACCATACTGAAAATGTTGGAGGCCAAGTGCTGTAGCTACAGGTCTATGTGTAAAGGGGTGTAGCAGAGTGAGTCAGCGGGGTACAAACATCTTGTGTGTCAAAAACCAATTATGGCTATactccagaaagcaaaatactggGAAGGACTATTTCAAGGCCCACAGCAAGAAGACAACACTTGAGGAGCAGAAGCACAGAGCTTTTGTATTCTGATGCTGcagcaa belongs to Haemorhous mexicanus isolate bHaeMex1 chromosome 9, bHaeMex1.pri, whole genome shotgun sequence and includes:
- the MED8 gene encoding mediator of RNA polymerase II transcription subunit 8 gives rise to the protein MSARSRPGTAAPPEQRGGAAAAIAAAIAAMQREEKQLELTLEALISQVADLKNSLVSFIYKLENEYDRLTWPSVLDSFALLSGQLNTLNKVLKNEKTPLLRNQVIIPLVLSPDRDEEIMRQTEGRVPVFSHEVVPDHLRTKPDPEVEEQEKQLITDAARISPDAAQKQIQSLNKMCSNLLEKISKEERESESGGLRQNKQTFNPADTNALVAAVAFGKGLSNRRPPGSGASVQSGQPGAGAIIAGASGMQQVPMTGAPAQQQPMLAGVQMAPAGQPGKMPSGIKTNIKSASMHPYQR